Proteins encoded within one genomic window of Kibdelosporangium phytohabitans:
- a CDS encoding permease prefix domain 1-containing protein, protein MAGASLIDDYVADLDSRLHGHRKVKLDLLTEVRDSLEDAADCYRAVGIPDEDAQRKAVADFGRVSEIAQDYQSELAVAYGSRTLRAILFILPVLHLAWEGGRMIFLGPWEAIPGGPMPSWFIPFAQINDSMAWAVAIATTLALLFGRHMSRRAANSRLIARCVATVAMVTATVALLGNLSIGVASVIAKPVLLSAAPMCWGTSLLALLVLSRLTVMARKAVRFAA, encoded by the coding sequence ATGGCCGGCGCAAGCCTGATCGACGACTACGTCGCCGATCTGGACTCCCGGTTACACGGGCACCGCAAGGTCAAGCTCGACCTGCTGACCGAGGTGCGCGACAGCCTCGAAGACGCCGCCGACTGCTACCGCGCCGTGGGGATCCCCGACGAGGACGCGCAACGCAAAGCGGTCGCCGACTTCGGCCGGGTCAGTGAGATAGCGCAGGACTACCAAAGCGAACTCGCGGTCGCGTACGGCTCGCGGACCCTGCGGGCGATCCTCTTCATCCTGCCGGTGCTGCACCTGGCGTGGGAAGGCGGCCGGATGATCTTCCTCGGGCCGTGGGAGGCGATTCCCGGCGGCCCGATGCCCTCGTGGTTCATCCCCTTCGCCCAGATCAACGACAGCATGGCGTGGGCCGTCGCCATCGCGACCACGCTCGCGTTGCTGTTCGGGCGGCACATGTCCCGCCGTGCGGCAAACAGTCGTCTGATCGCCCGCTGCGTCGCCACTGTCGCGATGGTCACGGCAACCGTCGCCCTGCTGGGAAATCTGTCGATCGGCGTGGCGTCGGTGATCGCCAAGCCGGTGCTGCTTTCCGCGGCGCCGATGTGCTGGGGAACGTCCCTGCTCGCGTTGCTGGTGTTGTCGCGGCTGACCGTGATGGCCCGAAAGGCGGTCCGGTTCGCCGCGTAG
- a CDS encoding radical SAM protein produces MHPTTTRTLNAKEFADIKHTVAIRSRARRNLLADPGYAAPLPQEVSLQLTYKCNLRCTHCYQWNEQGFFRDFSVQRQRTELDIDVVEQVLRTTAPVRSKTFLWGGEPLMHTRFNEVAELLERYPRTVNMCTNGLLFNRKLDDLLRIGENLNLLISLDGLGEDHEALRGKGTFKRTMQNIRLMLDLKREGKFDGEISLSCMVSHVTVYKMYEFMEWAEELGVNTVYFQFPWFISPGVAQAMDKVYAESFAWLDPDTKTKQPTWHSYTYRLPEQQIPVLRESMARLASRSWRVRVRYQPQLAADEVEDFIRGTSRPAQHRNKCLAVSNRMEVHADGAVSSCKFFPEFVVGNLYDTPVGDLWQSADFRAVRETLSANGMMPVCSKCILLYLNGV; encoded by the coding sequence ATGCACCCGACCACCACACGAACGTTGAACGCCAAGGAGTTCGCTGACATCAAGCACACCGTGGCGATCCGGTCACGGGCACGCCGGAACCTGCTGGCCGACCCGGGGTACGCGGCCCCGCTGCCCCAGGAGGTCAGCCTGCAGCTGACCTACAAGTGCAACCTGCGTTGCACCCACTGCTACCAGTGGAACGAGCAGGGTTTCTTCCGCGACTTCAGCGTCCAGCGGCAACGCACGGAACTGGACATCGACGTCGTCGAGCAGGTGCTGCGCACGACGGCGCCAGTCCGGTCCAAGACGTTCCTGTGGGGCGGCGAACCGCTCATGCACACCAGGTTCAACGAGGTCGCCGAGTTGCTGGAGCGCTACCCGCGCACGGTGAACATGTGCACCAACGGCCTGCTTTTCAACCGCAAGCTGGACGACCTGCTGCGCATCGGCGAGAACCTCAACCTGCTGATCAGCCTGGACGGTCTCGGCGAGGACCACGAGGCGCTGCGCGGCAAGGGAACCTTCAAGCGCACCATGCAGAACATCCGGCTGATGCTGGACCTCAAGCGCGAGGGGAAGTTCGACGGCGAGATCTCGTTGTCCTGCATGGTTTCGCACGTGACCGTGTACAAGATGTACGAGTTCATGGAATGGGCCGAGGAACTCGGCGTCAACACGGTGTACTTCCAGTTCCCGTGGTTCATCAGCCCGGGAGTCGCGCAGGCGATGGACAAGGTGTACGCGGAGTCCTTCGCGTGGCTCGACCCGGACACCAAGACCAAGCAGCCGACCTGGCACTCGTACACCTACCGGTTGCCGGAGCAGCAGATCCCGGTCCTCCGGGAATCCATGGCGCGACTGGCTTCCCGGTCCTGGCGGGTCCGGGTGCGCTACCAGCCGCAGCTGGCGGCCGACGAGGTCGAGGACTTCATCCGCGGCACGTCCCGCCCAGCCCAGCACCGCAACAAGTGCCTCGCGGTGTCCAACCGGATGGAGGTGCACGCGGACGGCGCGGTCAGCTCGTGCAAGTTCTTCCCCGAGTTCGTGGTCGGCAACCTGTACGACACCCCGGTCGGGGACCTGTGGCAGAGCGCCGACTTCCGTGCGGTCCGCGAGACCCTCTCGGCCAACGGCATGATGCCGGTCTGCTCGAAGTGCATCTTGCTCTACCTGAACGGAGTGTGA
- a CDS encoding Gfo/Idh/MocA family protein has product MRLDIGLIGATKIAERAILAPASNRDDAAVRAVAASDVARARDFAVRNGIERVHDDYESLIRDPDVTVVYISLHNSAHHEWAVRSASHGKHVIVEKPLCLTTSEYAEISDAAEANGVQVAEAIPTAGHPWQAAVRQMIDAEEFGPLRRIHTRIQFLTPAEGTYRTRPELGGGIFFDCASYWLQAAQSTAGLAGATGTGASAFDGPNGTDTTFHATLRWDDGREATLDCSVGGKHVAEVEFFFESASVRLRNLLRPTMAALPLNLSVKGARTEIRSFPPIGYYEAQLDRLFTREDSPGERIALLAGIHATARGALVR; this is encoded by the coding sequence ATGCGGCTTGACATCGGCCTGATCGGTGCCACCAAGATCGCCGAACGCGCGATCCTCGCCCCCGCGAGCAACCGCGACGACGCCGCTGTCCGTGCTGTGGCCGCGAGCGATGTCGCGCGCGCCCGCGACTTCGCTGTCAGGAACGGCATTGAACGTGTCCACGATGACTACGAGTCGCTGATCCGCGACCCGGACGTCACAGTGGTGTACATATCGCTGCACAATTCCGCCCACCACGAGTGGGCCGTCCGTTCCGCGTCACACGGCAAGCACGTGATCGTCGAGAAACCGTTGTGCCTGACCACGTCCGAGTACGCGGAGATCAGCGATGCCGCCGAGGCCAACGGCGTCCAAGTCGCCGAGGCGATTCCGACCGCGGGCCACCCGTGGCAGGCAGCCGTCCGGCAGATGATCGACGCCGAGGAGTTCGGCCCTTTGCGGCGGATCCACACGAGGATCCAGTTCCTCACCCCAGCCGAAGGGACCTACCGGACGCGGCCGGAACTCGGCGGCGGGATCTTCTTCGACTGCGCGAGCTACTGGTTGCAGGCTGCGCAATCCACTGCAGGTCTCGCAGGTGCCACGGGCACGGGTGCGTCCGCGTTCGACGGCCCGAACGGCACGGACACGACCTTCCACGCCACGTTGCGCTGGGACGACGGCCGCGAGGCCACTTTGGACTGCTCGGTCGGCGGCAAGCACGTCGCCGAAGTGGAGTTCTTCTTCGAATCGGCTTCCGTGAGGTTGCGCAACCTGCTCAGGCCCACGATGGCCGCTCTGCCGTTGAACCTGTCGGTCAAGGGGGCGCGGACCGAGATCCGGTCCTTCCCGCCGATCGGCTACTACGAGGCCCAGCTCGACCGGCTGTTCACGCGCGAGGACTCGCCGGGCGAGCGGATCGCGTTGCTGGCCGGGATCCACGCGACGGCCCGGGGAGCTCTGGTCCGATGA
- a CDS encoding PadR family transcriptional regulator, with the protein MKPDVLRGHLDALLLATLDGRRLHGYAIIEALQLRSGGALDLPTGTVYPALRRLERAGYVTSEWSTVSGRQRRTYHLTKAGQRALVQERTAWREFTAAIEGVLGEGPWPAQA; encoded by the coding sequence ATGAAGCCGGACGTGCTGCGTGGACACCTCGACGCGCTACTGCTCGCCACTCTCGACGGCAGGCGCCTGCACGGGTACGCGATCATCGAGGCACTTCAACTGCGCAGCGGCGGTGCGCTCGACCTGCCCACCGGCACGGTCTACCCGGCGCTGCGCCGGCTGGAGCGAGCGGGCTACGTCACAAGCGAGTGGAGCACTGTGTCGGGCCGCCAACGCCGTACTTACCATCTGACGAAGGCCGGGCAACGCGCGCTCGTCCAGGAGCGGACGGCGTGGCGGGAATTCACGGCTGCCATCGAGGGTGTACTCGGGGAGGGCCCATGGCCGGCGCAAGCCTGA
- a CDS encoding acyl carrier protein, giving the protein MSDTEFTIKTVLAGVLGPGFTPEQIASDADLVEEYGLDSLQTISFLLGIEDAFDLELDYETLELDHLRSVGQFTEYVTSINAFAAG; this is encoded by the coding sequence ATGTCCGACACCGAGTTCACCATCAAGACCGTACTGGCGGGCGTGCTCGGCCCCGGGTTCACGCCCGAGCAGATCGCCTCGGACGCCGACCTGGTCGAAGAGTACGGGCTCGACTCGCTGCAGACGATCTCGTTCCTGCTGGGCATCGAGGACGCGTTCGACCTCGAACTGGACTACGAGACGCTGGAGCTCGACCACCTGCGTTCGGTCGGCCAGTTCACCGAGTACGTGACGTCGATCAACGCGTTCGCAGCCGGATGA
- a CDS encoding MFS transporter, translating into MRPTSSATGLPVGFRWFWGSQTMSFAGDRLTGFAVPSAAILVLDASSAQVGLVSAAGWLAYPAFGMVAGALLAGRRRHRVMITGELVRFVAFLSIPPAALAGWLSITQMVVVVAIAGIATVFVDIAGQSYLPSLVPPGRLFAANSRLQGSDSLSKLVGPALAGAVANLVGGITAIGVNALPFLASALGRTRIKVVEDLPPRLTAPPPITTRIRVGVSFVWGQPLLRQVVCATAVRGFGTGVVDAVLLLFAYRVLGLSSLGGGLLLAAGAVGALLGALVTQRIAARIGVRAALLATAFEGLMWLAVPVTLIAAPVVLLVVIRVCSAFWLPVWNVLTTSIRQQLTPPGEQSTVHATARTTASSTIPLGSLVAGFAAGLLGSWFGTPAALVAVLATGGACVAASVLLVRSMPELAETQGGGSNAPDHHTNVERQGVR; encoded by the coding sequence ATGCGACCGACCTCATCAGCGACCGGCCTCCCTGTCGGATTCCGGTGGTTCTGGGGCAGCCAGACGATGAGTTTCGCCGGCGACCGGCTGACCGGCTTCGCCGTGCCGAGCGCCGCGATCCTGGTGCTGGACGCGTCGAGCGCCCAGGTCGGGCTGGTTTCGGCGGCCGGGTGGCTGGCCTATCCGGCGTTCGGCATGGTCGCGGGCGCGCTGCTGGCCGGCAGGCGGCGGCACCGCGTGATGATCACCGGTGAGCTGGTTCGGTTCGTGGCGTTCCTCAGCATCCCGCCGGCCGCGCTGGCCGGTTGGCTGAGCATCACGCAGATGGTCGTCGTCGTCGCGATCGCGGGGATCGCGACGGTCTTCGTCGACATCGCCGGCCAGTCCTACTTGCCGTCGCTCGTCCCGCCCGGCCGGCTGTTCGCCGCGAACTCACGGCTGCAGGGCTCGGACAGCCTGTCCAAACTGGTCGGTCCGGCGCTGGCGGGCGCGGTGGCGAACCTGGTCGGCGGTATCACGGCGATCGGCGTGAACGCGTTGCCGTTCCTGGCTTCCGCGCTCGGCCGGACCCGGATCAAGGTCGTCGAGGACCTGCCGCCACGACTGACCGCGCCGCCCCCGATCACCACGCGGATCCGTGTCGGTGTGTCCTTCGTCTGGGGGCAGCCGTTGTTGCGCCAAGTGGTGTGCGCGACCGCGGTCCGCGGCTTCGGCACCGGAGTGGTCGACGCGGTCCTGTTGCTCTTCGCCTACCGCGTCCTGGGTCTGTCCAGCCTGGGCGGTGGTTTGCTGCTCGCGGCGGGCGCGGTCGGCGCGTTGCTCGGCGCACTCGTGACGCAACGGATCGCCGCGCGCATCGGCGTCCGGGCCGCGTTGCTGGCCACTGCGTTCGAGGGCCTGATGTGGCTGGCCGTGCCGGTCACGCTGATCGCCGCGCCGGTCGTGCTGCTGGTGGTGATCCGGGTCTGCTCGGCGTTCTGGCTGCCGGTGTGGAACGTGCTGACGACGAGCATCCGCCAGCAGCTCACGCCACCCGGCGAACAGTCCACCGTGCACGCCACGGCCCGCACGACGGCGTCGTCGACGATCCCGCTCGGCTCCCTGGTCGCGGGTTTTGCCGCGGGGTTGCTGGGGTCGTGGTTCGGCACGCCGGCCGCCCTGGTCGCCGTGCTCGCGACCGGCGGTGCGTGCGTCGCCGCCAGCGTCCTGCTGGTGCGCTCCATGCCTGAACTGGCCGAAACGCAAGGAGGAGGATCGAATGCACCCGACCACCACACGAACGTTGAACGCCAAGGAGTTCGCTGA